CCTCCTCGGCGGCCCGGGCGGGGCCCAGCCGCAGCGTCAGCTCTCGGAGATCGAGACCGTGCTGTTCCGCGGCGTGCTCGACCGCATCCTGGGCGAGTTCCGGTACTCGTTCGACACGGTCAAGAAGATCGAGCCCAAGGCCGGTGCGATCGAGTACAACCCGCAGTTCGCCCAGGCCGCCGCGCCCTCGGACCCGATGGTCGTCGTGTCGCTGGAGATGAAGGTCGGCAGCCAGGAGTGCATCGCGACGATGTGCCTGCCGTTCGCCGCGGTCATGCTCGCCCTGCAGAAGGCGGACGAGGCCCTCGCGCTGACCCCGGCCGAGCGGTTCGCGAAGGAACAGGCGCTGCGCAACGTCACCGGCGGGCTGCTCGGCGCCAAGCTGCCGGTCGTCGTGCGGTTCGGCACGACGACGATGTACCCGGAGCAGATCGTCGCGCTGGAACCCGGTGACGTGGTCTCGCTGGACCACCCGGTCAACCGGCCGCTGACCGTCAGCACCAACGGCATCGCCCTGGCCCACGCCGTCCCCGGTAATCACGGTGCGCGGCTGGCGTGCCTGGTCGTCGATCCCCCGAGAGAGGACGCCAGGCGTTGACCGCACCCACGACGGACGCAGCGAGTGTGCTCGCGCGGGTCGGCGCCGCCGCCACCGCGGCGCTGCCGCTGCTGCCCGCGGTCGACCCCCTCACGGCCGGCGATCCCCAGGTCGCGCCGGACTCCGGCGGCCTGGTCGGCCAGGGGGTGCTGGCCAGCTTCTCCGGTGCGGCCCAGGGCCAGCTGCTCGTCGCGGTCAGCCAGGACCTGGTGGACGCGCTGGCCGAGAGCCCGATGGGGGCACTCGACCTGACCCAGGCCCTGCAGCCGGTCGCCGAGGCGGCGGCGGGCACGCTCGGCGCGGTCGTCGTCGAGCAGGGCATCCCGGTGCCCGACCTGGACGCCGGGCTGACCGCGCTGTCGGAGTCCGGCGACGCGGCGTTCGTACTGCTCCGCGATGACAGCGGCGTCCGGGCGCTGATCGGCCTGCTGATCACGTCGGTGACCAGCACCGCGGATTCCGGCGGCAGCGGTGGCGGGAACGCGCCGCTGCGGCACGGGTTGGACCTGCTGCACGGCGTCGAGATGGACGTCACCGCGGAGCTGGGCCAGAC
This genomic window from Cryptosporangium phraense contains:
- a CDS encoding flagellar motor switch protein FliM, giving the protein MSSSSAPAGASRSAGRSSRRSKGAGPQPYDFRRPTKLSREHARTLQMTYETFARQYTTLLTSSLRAISQVSLVSIEQLSYDEYIAQIGNPTLLTMVTLDPLPGISLFELPLDMALACIDHLLGGPGGAQPQRQLSEIETVLFRGVLDRILGEFRYSFDTVKKIEPKAGAIEYNPQFAQAAAPSDPMVVVSLEMKVGSQECIATMCLPFAAVMLALQKADEALALTPAERFAKEQALRNVTGGLLGAKLPVVVRFGTTTMYPEQIVALEPGDVVSLDHPVNRPLTVSTNGIALAHAVPGNHGARLACLVVDPPREDARR
- the fliN gene encoding flagellar motor switch protein FliN translates to MLARVGAAATAALPLLPAVDPLTAGDPQVAPDSGGLVGQGVLASFSGAAQGQLLVAVSQDLVDALAESPMGALDLTQALQPVAEAAAGTLGAVVVEQGIPVPDLDAGLTALSESGDAAFVLLRDDSGVRALIGLLITSVTSTADSGGSGGGNAPLRHGLDLLHGVEMDVTAELGQTRMTVRDLLSLAPGSVVELDRLAGSPADLLVNGRMIGRGEVVVIDENFGIRVTEIISPDAERPAGSS